In Pseudomonas nunensis, a single window of DNA contains:
- the metX gene encoding homoserine O-succinyltransferase MetX: MPTAFPADSVGLVTPQVAHFSEPLALACGRSLPAYDLIYETYGTLNATASNAVLICHALSGHHHAAGFHSPDDRKPGWWDSCIGPGKPIDTSKFFVVSLNNLGGCNGSTGPSSINPETGKPFGADFPVLTVEDWVHSQARLSDLLGISQWAAVIGGSLGGMQALQWTITYPDRVRHCLAIASAPKLSAQNIAFNEVARQAILTDPEFHGGSFQEAGVIPKRGLMLARMVGHITYLSDDSMGEKFGRGLKSEKLNYDFHSVEFQVESYLRYQGEEFSGRFDANTYLLMTKALDYFDPAANFDDDLAKTFAGATSKFCVMSFTTDWRFSPARSRELVDALMAAKKDVCYLEIDAPQGHDAFLIPIPRYLQAFSNYMNRISL; the protein is encoded by the coding sequence ATGCCAACTGCCTTTCCCGCCGATTCTGTTGGTCTGGTGACGCCGCAAGTGGCGCACTTCAGTGAACCCCTGGCCCTGGCCTGTGGCCGTTCGCTCCCAGCTTATGACCTGATCTACGAAACCTACGGCACGCTGAACGCCACGGCGAGCAACGCCGTGCTGATCTGCCACGCCTTGTCCGGACACCATCACGCTGCCGGTTTCCACAGCCCCGACGACCGCAAACCCGGTTGGTGGGACAGCTGCATCGGCCCCGGTAAACCGATCGACACCAGCAAGTTCTTCGTGGTCAGCCTGAACAATCTCGGCGGCTGCAACGGTTCGACCGGCCCGAGCAGCATCAATCCGGAGACCGGCAAGCCATTCGGCGCCGACTTCCCGGTGCTGACCGTGGAAGACTGGGTCCACAGCCAGGCACGCCTGTCCGACCTGCTCGGCATCAGCCAGTGGGCGGCGGTGATCGGCGGCAGTCTCGGCGGCATGCAGGCCTTGCAGTGGACCATCACTTACCCCGACCGCGTGCGGCATTGCCTGGCCATCGCCTCGGCGCCGAAACTGTCGGCGCAGAACATCGCATTCAACGAAGTGGCGCGCCAGGCGATCCTCACCGACCCCGAGTTCCACGGCGGTTCGTTCCAGGAAGCCGGCGTGATCCCCAAGCGCGGCTTGATGCTGGCGCGGATGGTCGGGCACATCACCTACCTGTCCGACGATTCCATGGGCGAGAAATTCGGCCGTGGCCTGAAGAGCGAAAAGCTCAACTACGACTTCCACAGCGTCGAGTTCCAGGTCGAGAGCTACCTGCGTTATCAGGGCGAAGAGTTCTCCGGGCGTTTCGACGCCAACACGTACCTGCTGATGACCAAGGCGCTGGATTACTTCGACCCGGCGGCGAATTTCGACGATGACTTGGCGAAAACCTTCGCTGGCGCCACGTCCAAGTTCTGCGTGATGTCCTTCACCACCGACTGGCGCTTCTCCCCTGCCCGCTCCCGGGAACTGGTGGACGCGCTGATGGCGGCCAAAAAAGACGTGTGCTACCTCGAGATCGACGCTCCGCAAGGCCACGACGCCTTCCTGATTCCGATCCCGCGCTATCTGCAGGCGTTCAGCAATTACATGAACCGAATTAGTTTGTGA
- a CDS encoding energy transducer TonB, with protein sequence MTLPSDLPAELAHRGVRPADRLGFTLFLAVLIHLALLLGVGFSMVEPKQISKTLEITLATFKSETKPKKADFLAQENQEGSGTLDKKAIPKTTEVAPFQDNKVQKVTPPPAAKPEVQEAAPKAAVTTVAPKPKKAAAKNEEPKTEPKPAIAAPTFDSSQLSSDIASLEAELANEQQLYAKRPRIHRLSAASTMRDKGAWYKDEWRKKVERIGNLNYPDEARRKQIYGNLRLMVSINRDGSLYEVLVLESSGQPLLDQAAQRIVRLAAPFSPFTGDLSDIDRLEIIRTWKFARGDKLSSN encoded by the coding sequence ATGACGCTCCCGTCCGATCTGCCCGCTGAACTCGCCCATCGTGGCGTGCGCCCGGCCGATCGCCTCGGTTTTACCCTGTTTCTTGCGGTGTTGATTCACCTGGCCTTGCTGTTGGGCGTCGGCTTTTCGATGGTCGAACCCAAGCAGATCAGCAAAACCCTGGAAATCACCCTCGCCACTTTCAAAAGCGAAACCAAGCCTAAAAAAGCCGATTTTCTTGCTCAAGAGAATCAGGAAGGCAGCGGCACCCTGGATAAAAAGGCGATTCCCAAGACCACCGAGGTCGCGCCGTTCCAGGACAACAAGGTGCAGAAAGTCACCCCGCCGCCGGCCGCCAAGCCTGAAGTGCAGGAAGCCGCACCCAAGGCAGCCGTGACCACCGTCGCGCCAAAGCCGAAAAAAGCCGCCGCCAAAAACGAAGAACCCAAAACTGAACCCAAACCGGCCATAGCCGCGCCGACATTCGACAGCTCGCAGCTGTCCAGCGACATCGCCAGCCTGGAGGCGGAACTGGCCAACGAACAACAGCTGTACGCCAAGCGCCCGCGGATTCACCGCTTGAGCGCGGCCTCGACCATGCGCGACAAGGGCGCCTGGTATAAGGACGAATGGCGCAAGAAGGTCGAGCGCATCGGCAACCTCAATTACCCCGACGAAGCACGGCGCAAGCAGATCTACGGCAATTTGCGTTTGATGGTCTCGATCAACCGCGACGGCTCGCTGTATGAAGTGCTGGTGCTGGAGTCCTCCGGGCAACCGTTGCTGGATCAGGCGGCACAGCGGATTGTGCGGCTGGCGGCACCGTTCTCGCCGTTTACCGGGGATTTGTCGGATATCGACCGACTGGAAATCATCCGCACCTGGAAATTCGCTCGCGGCGACAAGCTCTCTAGTAACTGA
- a CDS encoding YggT family protein, which produces MLGLNDAAVFIIKTLGSLYLLIVLLRFILQLVRANFYNPLCQFIVKATQPLLKPLRRVIPSMFGLDMSSLVLALIIQMLLIAVILLLKGFMVDWVLLVPWALIALFSLFLNIIFYAMIISVILSWVAPGSHNPGAELVAQITEPVLAPFRRIIPNLGGLDISPIFAFIVIQLLQSWLIPRLAYFAFMPQGLLGLI; this is translated from the coding sequence ATGCTCGGACTCAATGACGCTGCCGTTTTTATCATCAAGACGCTGGGCAGCCTGTACCTGCTGATCGTGCTGTTGCGCTTCATCCTGCAATTGGTTCGGGCGAACTTCTATAACCCGCTCTGCCAGTTCATCGTCAAAGCCACTCAACCGCTGCTCAAGCCGCTGCGCCGGGTCATCCCGAGCATGTTCGGGCTGGACATGTCGTCGCTGGTGTTGGCGCTGATCATTCAAATGCTGCTGATCGCGGTGATCCTGCTGCTCAAAGGCTTCATGGTCGACTGGGTGCTGTTGGTGCCTTGGGCACTGATCGCGCTGTTCTCGCTGTTCTTGAACATCATTTTCTACGCGATGATCATCAGCGTGATCCTGTCCTGGGTCGCCCCGGGCAGCCACAATCCTGGCGCCGAACTGGTGGCTCAGATTACTGAACCGGTACTCGCCCCGTTCCGCCGGATCATTCCGAACCTGGGCGGTTTGGATATCTCGCCGATCTTCGCGTTTATCGTGATCCAGTTGCTGCAGAGCTGGCTGATCCCGCGCCTGGCGTACTTTGCGTTCATGCCGCAGGGTTTGCTTGGGCTGATCTGA
- the proC gene encoding pyrroline-5-carboxylate reductase, whose protein sequence is MSKTRIAFIGAGNMAASLIGGLRAKGLDAAHIRASDPGADTRARVSAEHGIEVFADNADAIQDADVVVLAVKPQAMKAVCEAIRPSLKPHQLVVSIAAGITCASMNNWLGAQPIVRCMPNTPALLRQGVSGLFATAEVTAEQRQQAQELLSAVGIALWLDEEQQLDAVTAVSGSGPAYFFLLIEAMTAAGVKLGLPADVAAQLTVQTALGAAHMAVASDVDAAELRRRVTSPAGTTEAAIKSFQAGGFEALVETALGAAAHRSAEMAEQLGR, encoded by the coding sequence ATGAGCAAGACTCGTATTGCCTTTATCGGTGCCGGCAACATGGCCGCCAGCCTGATCGGTGGCCTGCGCGCCAAAGGTCTGGACGCGGCCCACATCCGCGCCAGCGATCCCGGCGCTGACACCCGCGCTCGCGTGAGCGCCGAGCACGGCATCGAAGTATTCGCCGACAACGCCGACGCCATTCAGGACGCCGACGTGGTCGTGCTGGCGGTCAAACCCCAGGCAATGAAAGCCGTGTGCGAAGCCATTCGCCCAAGCCTCAAACCGCATCAATTGGTGGTGTCCATCGCCGCCGGCATCACCTGCGCCAGCATGAACAACTGGCTCGGCGCCCAGCCAATCGTGCGCTGCATGCCCAACACCCCGGCGCTGCTGCGTCAGGGCGTGAGCGGTTTGTTCGCCACGGCCGAAGTAACGGCCGAGCAACGCCAGCAGGCCCAAGAGCTGCTGTCCGCCGTCGGCATCGCGCTGTGGCTGGACGAAGAACAGCAACTGGATGCGGTGACCGCCGTTTCCGGCAGTGGCCCGGCGTACTTCTTCCTGTTGATCGAAGCCATGACTGCGGCCGGTGTGAAACTCGGCCTGCCGGCGGACGTCGCCGCGCAACTGACCGTGCAAACCGCCCTGGGCGCCGCACACATGGCGGTTGCCAGTGACGTGGACGCTGCGGAACTGCGTCGCCGCGTGACCTCGCCTGCGGGCACCACGGAAGCAGCGATCAAGTCGTTCCAGGCCGGGGGCTTCGAAGCCCTGGTCGAAACGGCACTCGGCGCCGCTGCACATCGCTCGGCCGAGATGGCCGAACAACTGGGTCGCTAA
- a CDS encoding dihydroorotase produces MKLSILGARVIDPTSGLDQVTDIHVEACKIVAFGAAPAGFVPVETIDAKGLVAAPGLVDLNVALREPGYSRKGSIASETRAAAAGGVTSLCCPPKTKPVLDTSAVAELILDRAREAGNTKVFPIGALSKGLDGEQLAELVALRDAGCVAFGNGLESFRNTRTLCRALEYAATFDLTVIFNSQDHDLAEGGLAHEGPTASFLGLPGIPETAETVALARDLLLVEQSGVRAHFSQLTSARGVALIAQAQARGLPVTADVALYQLILTDEALIDFSSLYHVQPPLRTRADRDGLREAVKSGVVSAISSHHQPHERDAKLAPFGATEPGISSVELLLPLAMTLVEDGLLDLPTLLSRLSAGPAEALRLPAGKLAVGGAADIVLFDPTASTVAGETWLSKGENCPFIGHSLPSVVRYTLVDGRISHQA; encoded by the coding sequence GTGAAGCTCAGCATTCTCGGCGCCCGCGTCATCGATCCAACCTCGGGTCTGGATCAAGTTACCGATATTCATGTTGAAGCCTGCAAGATTGTCGCCTTCGGTGCCGCTCCGGCCGGTTTTGTTCCGGTCGAGACCATCGATGCCAAAGGCTTGGTCGCAGCACCCGGCCTGGTTGACCTGAACGTCGCCCTGCGCGAACCGGGTTACAGCCGTAAAGGTTCGATTGCCAGCGAAACCCGCGCAGCCGCTGCCGGTGGCGTGACCAGCCTGTGCTGCCCGCCGAAAACCAAACCGGTGCTGGACACCTCGGCTGTGGCCGAACTGATCCTCGACCGCGCCCGCGAGGCCGGCAACACCAAAGTCTTCCCGATTGGCGCCCTGAGCAAAGGCCTGGACGGCGAGCAGCTGGCAGAGCTCGTCGCCCTGCGCGATGCCGGTTGCGTAGCGTTCGGCAACGGTCTGGAGAGCTTCCGCAACACCCGCACCCTGTGCCGGGCGCTGGAATACGCGGCGACCTTCGACCTGACAGTGATTTTCAACTCCCAGGACCACGACCTGGCCGAAGGTGGCCTGGCCCACGAAGGCCCGACCGCGAGTTTCCTTGGCTTGCCAGGCATCCCGGAAACCGCCGAAACCGTAGCCCTGGCCCGGGACCTGCTGCTGGTCGAGCAAAGCGGCGTGCGTGCGCACTTCAGCCAACTCACCAGCGCTCGCGGTGTGGCCCTGATCGCTCAGGCCCAGGCCCGTGGACTGCCGGTGACCGCCGATGTGGCGTTGTATCAGCTGATCCTGACCGACGAAGCGCTGATCGACTTCAGCAGCCTCTATCACGTCCAGCCGCCGCTGCGCACCCGCGCCGACCGCGATGGCCTGCGTGAGGCGGTGAAGTCCGGCGTAGTTTCGGCCATCTCCAGCCATCACCAGCCCCACGAACGAGACGCCAAACTGGCACCGTTCGGCGCGACTGAACCGGGCATCAGCAGTGTTGAACTGCTGCTGCCATTGGCGATGACGTTGGTTGAGGATGGTCTGCTCGATCTGCCGACGCTGCTTTCGCGCCTGAGTGCCGGCCCTGCCGAGGCTTTACGCCTGCCGGCGGGCAAGCTGGCGGTGGGTGGCGCGGCGGATATCGTGCTGTTCGACCCGACGGCCTCGACCGTTGCCGGGGAAACCTGGCTATCCAAAGGCGAAAACTGCCCGTTTATTGGCCACAGCTTGCCGAGTGTGGTGCGGTATACGTTGGTGGATGGGCGGATTAGCCACCAGGCTTAA
- a CDS encoding NINE protein — protein sequence MNTYQHPVAYQDTHSKLIGYLLWIFGFTGAHRFYYGKPVTGTIWFFTFGLLGIGWLIDLFLIPSMDREADLRFEAGPIEYSVAWILLTFLGVFGVHRMYQGKWISGLLYLVTGGVFFLGVLFDFWTLNTQVSVVNTISNRAASR from the coding sequence ATGAACACCTATCAACACCCCGTGGCCTATCAAGACACGCACAGCAAACTGATCGGTTACCTGCTGTGGATTTTCGGTTTTACCGGGGCTCACCGCTTCTATTACGGCAAGCCGGTGACCGGGACGATCTGGTTCTTCACTTTTGGTTTGCTGGGCATCGGCTGGCTGATCGACCTGTTCCTGATCCCGTCCATGGACCGTGAGGCCGACCTGCGCTTTGAGGCCGGGCCGATCGAATACAGCGTGGCGTGGATTCTGCTGACGTTCCTTGGGGTATTCGGCGTACACCGGATGTATCAGGGCAAGTGGATCAGCGGTTTGCTGTACCTGGTGACGGGCGGGGTGTTCTTTCTGGGAGTGTTGTTTGACTTCTGGACGCTCAATACCCAGGTGTCCGTGGTGAACACCATCAGTAACCGGGCTGCCTCTCGCTAA
- a CDS encoding type IV pilus twitching motility protein PilT, translating to MDITELLAFSAKQGASDLHLSAGLPPMIRVDGDVRRINLPALDHKQVHELIYDIMNDTQRVDFEKHLETDFSFEVPGVARFRVNAFNQNRGAGAVFRTIPSKVLSMDDLGMGEVFRKITEAPRGLVLVTGPTGSGKSTTLAAMIDYLNNHRHHHILTIEDPIEFVHESRKCLINQREVHRDTRSFATALRSALREDPDVILVGEMRDLETIRLALTAAETGHLVFGTLHTTSAAKTIDRVVDVFPGDEKSMVRSMLSESLLAVVSQTLVKKIGGGRIAAHEIMLGTSAIRNLIREDKVAQMYSSIQTGGNLGMQTLDMCLKELVAKGLISREHAREKARSPDNF from the coding sequence ATGGATATCACTGAGCTGCTGGCATTCAGCGCCAAACAGGGTGCGTCCGACTTGCACCTGTCTGCCGGCCTGCCACCGATGATTCGCGTCGATGGCGATGTGCGGCGCATCAACCTGCCGGCCCTGGACCATAAACAGGTGCACGAGCTGATCTACGACATCATGAACGACACCCAGCGGGTGGACTTCGAGAAACACCTCGAAACTGACTTCTCCTTCGAAGTGCCGGGCGTGGCGCGCTTCCGGGTCAACGCGTTCAACCAGAATCGCGGCGCCGGCGCGGTGTTCCGGACCATTCCGTCGAAGGTCCTGAGCATGGACGACCTCGGCATGGGCGAAGTGTTTCGCAAGATTACCGAAGCCCCCCGTGGCCTGGTGCTGGTGACGGGTCCGACCGGTTCCGGCAAGTCCACCACCCTGGCAGCGATGATCGATTACCTGAACAACCATCGCCATCACCACATCCTCACCATCGAAGATCCAATCGAGTTCGTCCACGAATCACGCAAATGCCTGATCAATCAGCGCGAAGTCCATCGCGATACCCGCAGTTTCGCTACCGCGCTGCGCTCGGCGTTGCGCGAAGACCCGGATGTGATTCTGGTGGGCGAGATGCGCGATCTGGAAACCATTCGCCTGGCATTGACCGCAGCCGAGACCGGCCACTTGGTGTTCGGCACGCTGCACACCACGTCGGCGGCGAAGACGATCGACCGGGTGGTGGACGTGTTTCCGGGGGACGAGAAGTCGATGGTGCGCTCGATGCTGTCCGAGTCGTTGCTGGCGGTGGTGTCGCAGACGCTGGTGAAGAAGATCGGCGGCGGACGGATTGCGGCGCACGAAATCATGCTCGGTACGTCAGCGATCCGTAACCTGATCCGCGAGGACAAGGTGGCGCAGATGTACTCGTCGATTCAGACCGGGGGCAACCTGGGGATGCAGACACTGGATATGTGTCTGAAGGAACTGGTGGCCAAGGGTTTGATCAGCCGCGAGCATGCGCGGGAGAAGGCGCGGTCACCGGATAATTTTTGA
- the ruvX gene encoding Holliday junction resolvase RuvX: protein MALRLILGFDYGTKQIGVAVGQVITGQARELCTLKAQNGIPDWNQVEALIKEWKPDAVVVGLPLNMDGTPSDMCLRAEKFARRLNGRYNLPFYTHDERLTTFEAKGERRDRGGQKGSYRDNPVDAIAAALLLQGWLDENTALFES from the coding sequence ATGGCCCTGCGACTGATTCTGGGTTTTGACTACGGCACCAAACAGATCGGCGTAGCGGTCGGCCAGGTGATTACCGGCCAGGCCCGCGAGCTGTGCACCTTGAAGGCACAAAACGGTATTCCCGACTGGAATCAGGTCGAAGCCCTGATCAAGGAATGGAAACCCGACGCCGTGGTGGTTGGCCTGCCGCTGAACATGGACGGAACGCCCAGCGACATGTGCCTGCGGGCCGAGAAGTTCGCCCGCCGCCTCAACGGCCGCTACAACCTGCCCTTCTATACCCACGACGAGCGCCTGACCACCTTTGAAGCCAAAGGCGAGCGGCGTGATCGTGGCGGGCAAAAAGGCAGTTACCGCGACAACCCGGTCGATGCCATCGCCGCCGCCCTGCTGCTGCAAGGCTGGCTCGACGAAAACACCGCACTGTTCGAATCCTGA
- a CDS encoding aspartate carbamoyltransferase catalytic subunit, whose product MTPLETKRPLQLNDQGQLRHFLSLDGLRRELLTEILDTADSFLEVGARAVKKVPLLRGKTVCNVFFENSTRTRTTFELAAQRLSADVITLNVSTSSASKGETLLDTLRNLEAMAADMFVVRHGDSGAAHFIAEHVCPQVAIINGGDGRHAHPTQGMLDMLTIRRHKGGFENLSVAIVGDILHSRVARSNMLALKTLGCPDIRVIAPKTLLPIGIEQYGVKVYTDMTEGLKDVDVVIMLRLQRERMTGGLLPSEGEFYRLFGLTTARLAGAKPDCIVMHPGPINRGVEIESAVADGPHSVILNQVTYGIAIRMAVLSMAMSGQTAQRQFEQENAQ is encoded by the coding sequence ATGACGCCTCTAGAAACCAAGCGCCCGCTGCAGCTCAATGATCAGGGCCAGCTGCGCCACTTCCTCTCGCTCGACGGTTTGCGCCGCGAGTTGCTGACGGAAATCCTCGACACCGCTGACTCGTTCCTAGAAGTCGGCGCCCGGGCGGTGAAGAAGGTCCCGTTGCTGCGCGGCAAGACCGTGTGCAACGTGTTCTTCGAGAACTCGACCCGCACCCGTACCACTTTCGAATTGGCGGCCCAGCGCCTGTCGGCGGACGTGATCACCCTGAACGTGTCCACGTCCTCGGCGAGCAAGGGCGAAACCCTGCTCGACACCTTGCGCAACCTGGAAGCCATGGCCGCCGACATGTTCGTCGTGCGCCACGGTGATTCCGGCGCCGCGCACTTCATCGCCGAGCACGTGTGCCCGCAAGTGGCGATCATCAACGGCGGCGACGGCCGTCACGCGCACCCGACCCAGGGCATGCTCGACATGCTGACGATTCGTCGGCACAAGGGCGGCTTCGAAAACCTCTCGGTGGCCATCGTCGGCGACATCCTGCACTCGCGCGTCGCGCGCTCGAACATGCTCGCGCTGAAAACCCTCGGTTGCCCGGACATCCGCGTGATCGCGCCGAAAACCCTGCTGCCGATCGGCATCGAGCAATACGGCGTGAAGGTTTACACCGACATGACCGAAGGCTTGAAAGACGTCGACGTAGTGATCATGCTGCGCCTGCAGCGTGAGCGCATGACCGGCGGCCTGCTGCCGAGCGAAGGCGAGTTCTACCGCCTGTTCGGCCTGACCACCGCGCGCCTGGCCGGGGCCAAGCCGGATTGCATCGTCATGCACCCGGGGCCGATCAACCGTGGAGTGGAGATTGAGTCGGCGGTGGCCGACGGCCCGCACTCGGTGATCCTCAACCAGGTCACCTACGGTATTGCGATTCGTATGGCCGTGCTGTCCATGGCCATGAGCGGGCAGACTGCCCAGCGCCAATTCGAGCAGGAGAACGCCCAGTGA
- a CDS encoding C40 family peptidase — protein MRPFFKTWLTICLLMPLAAHATNREQRLPNVNGYTPKSHVSAPSSKNKQTAKRSTTLATANTKLVPPMATKQSSNVLSRAVNVLGTPYRWGGSSPSKGFDCSGLVKYAFNDATFDLPRTSNAMASGHGQKVDRADLKPGDLIFFNIKSRRVNHVAIYLGNDRFIHAPRRGKAVSIDTLKKPYWESHYVVAKRVLPKEPNQMRVVQR, from the coding sequence ATGCGTCCATTTTTCAAGACATGGCTAACCATTTGCCTTTTGATGCCACTGGCCGCCCACGCCACCAATCGTGAGCAACGTCTTCCTAACGTTAATGGTTACACCCCGAAATCCCATGTTTCTGCTCCTTCGAGCAAAAACAAGCAAACTGCAAAACGCTCCACCACGCTGGCCACCGCCAACACCAAGCTGGTGCCACCGATGGCGACCAAGCAAAGCAGCAACGTGTTGAGTCGTGCAGTCAACGTCCTCGGTACTCCATACCGTTGGGGCGGCAGCAGCCCAAGTAAAGGGTTCGATTGCAGTGGTCTGGTGAAATACGCGTTTAACGACGCGACTTTCGACCTGCCACGCACCTCGAACGCTATGGCCAGCGGTCATGGCCAGAAAGTCGATCGCGCGGATCTGAAGCCGGGCGATCTGATTTTCTTCAACATCAAGAGCCGCCGGGTCAATCACGTTGCCATTTACCTGGGCAACGATCGCTTCATCCACGCGCCACGCCGTGGCAAAGCGGTGTCCATCGATACGCTGAAGAAGCCGTATTGGGAAAGCCACTATGTGGTGGCCAAGCGGGTTCTGCCGAAAGAACCGAACCAGATGCGCGTTGTTCAGCGCTGA
- a CDS encoding YqgE/AlgH family protein, with amino-acid sequence MKNVSPSYLKHHFLIAMPHMADPNFAHTLTYIVEHTANGAMGLVVNRPQDLNLADILEQLRPDIEPPLLCQHVPIFIGGPVQTDRGFVLHPSGKTFQATVDLEGELSLSTSQDVLFAIADGVGPAKSVITLGYAGWEAGQLEAELADNAWLTCPYDADILFNTSSESRLEAAARHLGINLSLLTSQAGHA; translated from the coding sequence ATGAAGAACGTCAGCCCCAGCTACCTCAAGCATCACTTCCTGATCGCCATGCCTCACATGGCCGACCCGAACTTTGCGCACACCTTGACCTACATCGTCGAGCACACGGCCAATGGCGCCATGGGGCTGGTGGTCAACCGTCCGCAAGACCTGAACCTGGCCGATATCCTCGAGCAATTGCGTCCTGACATCGAGCCACCCCTGCTCTGCCAGCACGTGCCGATCTTTATCGGCGGCCCGGTGCAAACAGATCGTGGCTTTGTCCTGCACCCGTCGGGAAAAACCTTCCAGGCGACCGTTGATCTGGAAGGCGAGCTGTCCTTGTCCACCTCCCAGGACGTGCTGTTCGCCATCGCTGACGGCGTCGGCCCGGCCAAAAGCGTGATCACCCTCGGTTATGCAGGCTGGGAAGCTGGACAGTTGGAAGCCGAACTGGCCGATAACGCCTGGCTGACCTGCCCTTACGACGCCGACATCCTGTTCAACACCAGCAGCGAATCGCGCCTCGAAGCGGCGGCCCGGCACCTGGGGATCAACCTCAGCCTGCTGACCAGCCAGGCGGGCCACGCCTGA
- a CDS encoding YggS family pyridoxal phosphate-dependent enzyme gives MSTIADNILQVSSRIHAATVAAHRDEHSVQLLAVSKTKPAQALREAYAAGLRDFGENYLQEALGKQLELADLPLIWHFIGPIQSNKTRAIAEHFAWVHSVDRLKIAQRLSEQRPADLPPLNICIQVNVSGEDSKSGCTPADLPALAKAISELPRLKLRGLMAIPEPTEDRAAQDAAFAAVQHLQASLELPLDTLSMGMSHDLESAIAMGATWVRIGTALFGARGSQQMHGQP, from the coding sequence ATGTCCACGATAGCAGACAACATTCTCCAGGTTAGTTCGCGCATACATGCGGCAACAGTTGCTGCCCACCGCGACGAGCACAGCGTCCAGCTGCTGGCTGTGAGCAAGACCAAGCCCGCCCAAGCTCTGCGTGAAGCCTACGCCGCCGGGCTGCGGGACTTTGGCGAGAACTATCTGCAGGAAGCCTTGGGCAAACAGCTCGAATTGGCCGACCTGCCCTTGATCTGGCACTTCATCGGCCCCATTCAATCGAACAAGACTCGCGCTATCGCCGAGCACTTCGCTTGGGTGCATTCCGTGGATCGTTTGAAAATCGCACAACGCCTGTCCGAACAACGTCCTGCCGATCTGCCGCCGCTGAACATCTGCATCCAGGTCAACGTCAGCGGCGAGGACAGCAAGTCCGGCTGCACCCCGGCCGACCTGCCAGCCCTGGCCAAGGCCATCAGCGAATTGCCGCGCCTGAAGTTGCGCGGGCTGATGGCGATCCCCGAGCCGACTGAAGATCGCGCCGCCCAGGACGCCGCTTTTGCTGCCGTGCAGCACCTGCAAGCCAGCCTCGAACTGCCGCTCGACACGCTTTCCATGGGCATGAGCCACGACCTCGAGTCGGCCATCGCCATGGGCGCCACGTGGGTCCGCATCGGTACAGCCCTGTTTGGCGCTCGCGGCTCTCAACAAATGCATGGCCAGCCTTGA
- the pyrR gene encoding bifunctional pyr operon transcriptional regulator/uracil phosphoribosyltransferase PyrR encodes MSLPNPAELISQMAIRLKAHLEHRGISEPRYIGIRTGGVWVAQALLDELGSDSPLGTLDVSFYRDDFSQNGLHPQVRPSALPFEIEGQDLVLIDDVLMSGRTIRAAMNELFDYGRPASVTLVCLLDLDAGELPIRPNVVGATLELAAHERVKLSGPSPLVLELQDLAL; translated from the coding sequence ATGAGCCTGCCCAATCCCGCCGAACTGATCAGCCAGATGGCGATCCGTCTCAAGGCACACCTGGAACACCGTGGCATCAGCGAACCGCGCTACATCGGTATCCGTACCGGCGGCGTCTGGGTCGCCCAGGCGTTGCTCGATGAACTGGGCAGCGACTCGCCGCTCGGCACATTGGACGTTTCCTTCTACCGCGACGACTTCAGCCAGAACGGCCTGCACCCGCAAGTGCGCCCGTCGGCCCTGCCGTTCGAGATCGAAGGCCAGGACCTGGTGCTGATCGACGACGTGCTGATGAGTGGCCGCACCATCCGCGCCGCCATGAACGAATTGTTCGACTACGGCCGCCCGGCCAGCGTAACGCTGGTCTGCCTGCTGGACCTGGACGCCGGCGAGCTACCGATCCGCCCGAACGTGGTCGGCGCGACGCTGGAGCTGGCCGCCCACGAACGGGTGAAGCTGTCCGGCCCTTCGCCGCTCGTACTTGAACTGCAAGACCTCGCCCTTTAA